CCATGAAATATTCGTATTCGAAAAGGTCCAATAATGTTGCAGATGAGCAAATGGTAGCTTTACTAGTTTAGTGCATTTTAAAACCGAATATTTATGTGGAAGTATAAGtcgtaaaatgtgaaataaccAAAATGGAGGACAGGATTGGGGGACAATTTGGCCATGTTCAAATTTAGACTCGAAAAAATATTTCAGGAAAGTTTAAAAGCAAGAGTGAATTAGACTCAACTCTTGATTACGAACTTATACAAGTTATTaacaaaaggaaaacaaaagagaGCTCAAGGGAATGTTTGAGTAATCATAtacaaaatcataaaacttAAGTAAAAAATTCCAGATGATGCCAAACAACAAACATACCTTAACCGTGACAATCACAACCGCCAATCCGTGTTCTCGCGATACATGGAAGAGTTTTCTTGCATCATTCGGTGTAACAGATGGAACAACTTGAGGCAAAACCTTTGCAACTGCAAGAGAATATCAAACATGAATACAAGATAAAAGTATCAACAaaaatgcataataaaatacaaactgATGGAAACTTTATGATCAACTGCTAAATAAGACTGactgatttttttatgttctaatatttaacaaattcatTTGCTCAATAGAGTAGCGTCTTTCCATATAACCAGAGCATTAAATGCTGCTAGCTGCTTACCAACGaaattcaaatattaacttCTAGACATAAACTATTTATGTTTTGACATATGCTTCATGTTATCCAAATAAATTACCTAATTTTTCAGAATGACGAGCATCATCAACCAGCAAAACTTTATAACTGTCTCCACTGCCAGTACCTTTCTTATCCCTCGATCGCCCAATATCACCACCTGTGATTGTTAGAAATAAACATAGTAAGCGAGTTATCTATCACAGGCATTACATAGAAGGTGTAATCTTATCTAGCCAAACAAAGCTCAAACTTTAAGAAACTCAAGTTTGGCTCAAGCTCcatcaatttttacttttaaagctCAAGTATGAGTTCGAATCGAcaaaatattaagaataaaataaatagtaaaagtataaaaattcgACTAAGCACACAAGATACTCGAGTCCAGCATTAAGATTCTCATAAATGACCAAACCAAATTCAAGGTTTTCAAGCTGACCCAAATAACTTGCCAAGACATTTGTCTTGATTCCCTAATCACACCCAAATAGATATTCAAGGTTTTGTCATTTCTTGACTAAGATAGTCATCCATTTTGGACCTTAATCTAGGAAACTACAGATGACTTGGGTCATTAATCAATAAAGCATATCAGTATTTCATGATCATACAGCTATACAGAGAAAGCACACCCATATAACCACAAAGAAGACTGAATTGATCCAACTCacacaaacataaaaaagaCACCCCCAACGCACATATACAGATGTTCAATTTACTTTGGTAATGAATCAGGCCATCTCTGTAGGATTTAGCAAATCTATTTTACAAAGGATCTTCATGTTTCCTAATGTATTCCAGTCCCATATATATTCGGAGATAGTCAATAAAACTTGGTAAAAAAATGTACATACTCCTGTCATGTTAACGTAACAATCaatcaataatcaaaatttgCTCAACTACGATCTATTTTTATGAGCTAATATGCTAGTAATTAACATCACTTCAAAATTGGCATTGAAATCTTGAAGCAACCTCAGAAAGTTGTACATGTCACACAAGAAAGGTAAACATCCATGcttaaataataaaggaaaattgaagcaataaacaaaaaaagaaaacatcaaaGACTcgttcatttcatattcaagatGCTAAAcatcaaatttctttcaaagaCTTACTTGAttatacaaaatccatcgttttgaattcaagaaaagaacaaagattCACATTAAATAGTCATACCGCGAATAgaatagaatataaaaattcaaagaaaacaaaaactggTATTAATTCCACACAAGAAATTAAAGAATACCTTCAAGAGCTTGGGAAGAAGGGTCAAACTGAGATTGATCGAAACTAGGTCGTTCCAATACACCAGCACCACCGGTCTTAAAAGAACCAGCTCTCACTTTCACGCTCATAAGTTTCAAACCAGTTTTCCCTTTGGCAGAAACCGAAGGGATGCTGTGAAGCTTCACCATAGCAAACGACGACGTAGTTGCCATTCCTGCAACAAACGCCATAACCGAAAActttgctctcttttttttctcaacctcttcaacaaaacaataaattactttcttaatttttcactatttttttttctaatttgctTTGTGTGTTACGTTGGGTCCCACCATATCGCGGCTTGATTGGAAACGAGTGGATGCGATTCGCTGAAGTAAAACTTCCTTCTTTCATGAAGGTTCTAGAATCCATTCGGTTTAccgattttttttctctttattttttatggtgacaaaaaaaagggaaaaaacaaggtttagtatttttttaatttataaaatgtaaattactaGTGATTACGATTTgtataaatacatcaaatatgaCGTGTGAATATATGCAatatacaatataaatataaatgtgttattcatataaatttaagttgATAAAACAAGTTCAATCTTAAGTacttattcatgttattttgagtctataattatttaaattcaaaagaaattgaACTTATAACAATATCAACTCAAGaaagttcaaattcaataaaatttgtgtttaaattATTCTAAGTTCAAAAAAGCTCGAgaccaaattcatgttcaagataaatttaatccaaaattcaaGGCTTAATGCTGCTGATCGTTGCAAGCCTCTTTACCTTTGTCTCTCTTTGCTTTGCTTTTCTTTATCTTTCCCTCTACCTTCTTCCTCTTTTGATAGAATATCCTCGACATTTCTCCCCTTTCCCTTTAGGGTTTTTGTCACTTGTTGGTGGGAGAATATTTTTCCCAACAACCATGTGGTTTTCATAAAGATTTGCACGATAATAGTTAATGTAAGAAtttcttttgttgatatttttagaattattgttaaaagttttgcaaaaatatcaaattaagaTAATGTTTCGAAAGTAACCTAGTAATTGGTTGCTTATAATTACTTATAATTACTCAATGGCGACATGTTTGGGCAACCATTGGAATTAGTGAGTCCCACTTGGGTGTAATTAGAGCATTCCCATcacatttttaaattcttaagaGAAGGGTAAGAATTGGAATTGCActcaaatctaatttaaaaaaatatttttatatagttataaaattaacacaGGTGCCTCAGTTAACAATGCTTTCAATTGATTAAAGCTTTGACTACATTTCTCGGACTATTcgaatttaacatttttttgcAACAATCTCGTCAATGGTatagcaatcatcgagaatcccttgacgATCTTCTGTAATATCCGactaaacccagaaaacttctgaACTCAGATACATTTCTCAGAGGCTTCTAATCTATCATAGCTaaaattttgcttggatcaactctgatgccaTCAACTGATACAACATATCCCAAAAATCTGACTTctcgaagccagaactcacaccTAACTTTAGTGAACAATTATTTTTCGCATatagttttcaaaaaaattctcaaatgctGGGCTTGCTCTATCTCGTCTCATGAATAgattagaatatcatcaatgaatacaacaacaaatctatctaaatacggtctgaatATTCTGTTaatcaagtccataaatattgTAGGTgtattagtcaaaccaaatgacatcacaagaaactcataatgtttGTACCTGATCCTGAATGTGGTTTTCCACATAtctgagtctttaactcgcaactgataataaccagaacgaagatcaattattgaaaataccgtcgcacctttcaactgatcaaacagttCATCAATACGTGGCAATGGATAGttgttcttgattgtaactttgttgagctgtcaataattaatacataatcaCATGAAttcgtcctttttcttaacaaataatataGGAGCACCCCAAGGGGAAAAAGTGGGTcaagcaaaacccctatctatcaactcttgcaacagtgctttcaactctttcaactcggtaggtgccattctatacggagctatcgatatcggaGATGTTCTTGGCATtaactcaatagcaaactcaacctatTTGATCAGTGGTAACCCGTgtaattcctctggaaataTATCTGCATACTCACATACCACTAGAACTGATTCTAGCTTCAACTCGGAAACTCTAGAATCAAATGTTTAAGTGAGATACGCTtcacaaaattttctaacatatttttgtGCCGACATAACCGAAATAACATTAGATGCACCATCCAGTCTATCTGATTCAATTTGAAGCTTTTCACCATTTTGACATTTCAACACAATATGATTTCGTCTACAattcacaatagcatcatgcagagttaatCAGTCTATACAAAGAATCATTTCAAACTTATCAAAGGgtagtaacatcaaatcagACAGAAAGTTGCAACCCCGAATCATCAAGGGA
This genomic window from Gossypium raimondii isolate GPD5lz chromosome 10, ASM2569854v1, whole genome shotgun sequence contains:
- the LOC105776158 gene encoding ATP-dependent Clp protease adapter protein CLPS1, chloroplastic isoform X1, with product MAFVAGMATTSSFAMVKLHSIPSVSAKGKTGLKLMSVKVRAGSFKTGGAGVLERPSFDQSQFDPSSQALEGGDIGRSRDKKGTGSGDSYKVLLVDDARHSEKLAVAKVLPQVVPSVTPNDARKLFHVSREHGLAVVIVTVKEHAEFYSQMMVRGGLRSTIVPDSDVV
- the LOC105776158 gene encoding ATP-dependent Clp protease adapter protein CLPS1, chloroplastic isoform X2; the protein is MAFVAGMATTSSFAMVKLHSIPSVSAKGKTGLKLMSVKVRAGSFKTGGAGVLERPSFDQSQFDPSSQALEGGDIGRSRDKKGTGSGDSYKVLLVDDARHSEKLVAKVLPQVVPSVTPNDARKLFHVSREHGLAVVIVTVKEHAEFYSQMMVRGGLRSTIVPDSDVV